The Flavobacteriales bacterium DNA window TTCAAAAAAGCAGAAAAGAAAGCCGTTAGAGATATGGTTCTTAACGAAAATGTTCGTTTAGACGGTCGTACGCCTTCTGACATTCGTCCAATCTGGTGTGAAGTTGATTACCTACCAAGCCCACACGGCTCTGCATTGTTTACAAGAGGTGAAACACAATCACTAACAACTGTAACCTTAGGAACAAAAATGGATGAAAATAGAATTGATGGCGTTACAATGGTAGGCTCTGAAAGGTTCTATTTACATTATAACTTCCCTCCTTATTCTACAGGAGAAGCAAGACCAATTAGAGGTGTAAGTAGAAGAGAAATCGGACACGGTAATTTAGCTCAAAGAGCATTGTCAAGAATGATTGACAAAGACAATCCTTATACAGTAAGAGTTGTTTCTGATATTCTAGAATCTAACGGATCATCCTCAATGGCTACTGTATGTGCAGGAACTATGGCACTAATGGATGCTGGTGTGAAATTAAGAAAAGCAGTTTCTGGAATTGCAATGGGCCTTATTACTGATGGCACTAACTTCGCTGTGCTTTCAGATATTTTAGGAGATGAAGATTTCTTAGGAGATATGGACTTTAAAGTGTGTGGTACAAAAGACGGTATTACTGCTTGCCAGATGGATATTAAAATTGAAGGTTTATCTTATGAAATTCTTACCAAAGCACTTGAGCAATCAAATGCTGGAAGAATGCACATTTTAGGTAAATTAACCGATACTATTTCTGAACCTAGAGAGCAACTCAAACCACATGTACCAAAAATTCATGTGATGTATATTCCTAAAGAAACTATCGGTGCTGTTATTGGACCTGGTGGAAAAATCATTCAGCAGTTACAAGCTGATACGGATACAACTATTACTATTGAAGAAATCGATAATCAAGGTAAAGTTGAAATTTTAGGAACAGGGCAAGAATTACTTGACAATGCTATTTCGGAAATTAAAGCATTAACCTTTACTCCTGAAGTTGGAGATGTATTTACAGGGACAGTTCGTTCTATAATGCCTTATGGTGCATTTGTAAATATTGGTAAAGGAACTGATGGTTTACTTCATATTTCTGAAATTAATTGGGAAAGAGTAGAAAATGTTGAAGACGTACTGAAAGAAGGCGATAAAGTTGAAGTGAAATTAACTGAAATTGACCCTAAATCTGGAAAGCTTCGTCTATCAAGAAAAGTGCTTTTGCCAAAACCAGAAAAAAATAGTAATTAATTGAAACCTTTTCGATTTATTGCACGTATACAAAATATTAGTGCACTAAAACTATAAATTATACAGATGAGACAACTAAAAATTACCAAACAGGTTACCAATAGAGAAACAGCTTCTCTAGACAAATATTTACAAGAAATTGGTCGAGTTGACTTAATCACTGCTGAAGAAGAGGTAGAATTAGCACAACGAATCAAAGCTGGTGACGAAACCGCTTTAGAAAAGCTTACAAAAGCTAACTTAAGATTCGTTGTATCTGTTGCAAAACAATACCAAAATCAGGGTTTATCATTACCTGATTTAATTAACGAAGGGAATTTAGGTCTTATAAAAGCGGCTCGTCGTTTTGACGAAACACGAGGATTTAAATTTATCTCTTATGCAGTTTGGTGGATTCGTCAGTCAATTTTACAAGCTCTAGCTGAACAATCAAGAATTGTCCGTCTACCTTTAAACAAAATTGGCTCTATTAACAAAATCAACAAAGTATATGCTCTTTTAGAACAGCGTTTAGAAAGACCTCCTACTGCTGAAGAAGTGGCAAGAGAATTAGACTTATCGGAAGAGGAAGTGAAGCAGGCAATGAAAAATTCAGGTCGTCACGTATCTATGGATGCTCCACTTGTTGAAGGGGAAGACAGTAATATGTATAATGTGATTGGTAGTGAAGATAGTCCTAACCCTGATGAAGGCTTAATTGTTGACTCATTACGTCAAGAAATTGGTCGAGCATTAGCAACACTAACCCCTAGAGAAGGTGAAGTTATCAAAGCTTATTTTGGATTGAATGGTACTCATGCCATGACTCTTGAAGAAATCGGTGAAGCATTTGACCTTACTCGAGAAAGAGTTCGTCAGATTAAAGAAAAAGCAGTGAGGCGATTAAAACATACTTCTAGAAGTAAGATTTTAAAAACCTACTTAGGATAAATTATAGAGAGCTTCGGCTCTCTTTTTTTTTAACTTTGCCAAAACTAAATCATCATTTATGTCACATTTAATAGCCCCCTCAATACTATCCGCCGATTTTGCCAACCTTCAAAAAGATTGTGAAATGGTCAACAATAGCAATGCCGATTGGTTTCATATTGATGTTATGGATGGCATTTTTGTGCCAAACATCTCTTTTGGGATTCCTGTAATAAAGGCTATTAAAAAATACGCTAAAAAAACCATGGATGTGCACTTGATGATTATTGACCCTGACAGATACATCAAAACATTCAAAGGGGTGGGCGCTGATATTTTAACCGTGCATTACGAAGCCTGTACACATTTACACAGAACCTTACAAGCTATAAAAGCAGAAGGCATGCAAGCTGGTGTGGCACTTAACCCACACACATCAGTAGATTTATTAAAAGATACCATTCAAGAGATTGACCTCGTGTGTATTATGTCCGTTAACCCAGGATTTGGCGGACAATCCTTTATTGAAAACACCTATGACAAGGTAAAAGAATTAAAAACGCTAATCAATAGTAAAGGGGCAAATACTAAGATAGAAATTGACGGAGGTGTAAATTCACAAAATGCACCAAAACTTATTGAAGCTGGAGCCGATATTTTAGTAGCAGGTAGTTTTGTTTTCAAATCTGAAAACCCTAGCCAAACAATCAGTGATTTAAAAAACTGCTAATTACCGTTTAAGAAACCCCTTAAATACTCATAAGGAGAATTCAAATCACCATCTTTACAGATTGTAGCCCTGTCTATGATTTGTTCTGTATCTTCACCTAATAAAACTGGGAAAACATACTTTAATAATTCGTTTCCAAAATCTTCAGAAGCATCTTTAGGCAATTCACAAGGTAAATTATCCACTGCCATAACAGTTATCACATCCTCTTTATCAAAAACATCTTCAGATTCAGTACCAGGGTTATAGCCATAAATAGGCTCAGCAATAGTAGACGGACGAATGGTAGAAGCCACAGGACCATCAATATCGCAAGAAATATCTGCTATGGTACGAATTTTAAACTCTGAAGACTTAGCATCTTGTCTCGTAAAAAGATAAGGTGAACCCGCCCCATAATAATGCCCCGCAATGAAAATATCAGCACATTTGGCGTAGTCCATAAATGTAGACTCAAACAATTCAGGTGCAGTAAAAAACTCTTGCGTAGAAAATTCTGAACCATCAATCTTGGCATTATAATCAGGAAAGTCAACATGCACAAAAACAGCCTCGTCAAAAGACTGAGACTTAAACTCCTCTTTACTCACCTCTCTTATACCCAAAGCATGAATAATTTCTAAAGCCCCCTTTCCTACTCTGCCATTTCCAGAAACGATAATTTTGATAGTTGGTAAATCTACTTTTTTAAGTTCTTGATCAAGTTCCTTTCTATTATCGCAAAGATTAGCAGCTTTTAAATCAAATCGTTTCGTTCGCTTTCCGTAAGCCAAAAATCCATTATAGCAACCTACCACACCGGCATATCTACCAAACCCAATAATTCGTCTTCCGTTAGAATGCTTTAATGTTTCATAATCTACCATAGAGATGTTTTTCTCCACCATCTTCTGAAGCAAGCCCCTATTGTAAGGCTGTTCTTTTATAGTATGAGAAAAATAAAAATAGGTTTTACCAGCCAATAAATTGGGTTTTGGCACTTCCTTTACACCGAATAGAACATCGCAATCAGAAACATCATCAACTAGTGATATACCTAGCTTTAAATATTCATCATCAGAAAAACATCGAATTGGACTTTTCTGAACAACTAATTGGATGTTAGGATATTGAAGGGATAAATCGGCACATTGCTGAGGAGATAATGGAACTCTTTTATCGGGAGGTGATTTTTCTTCTCGTAAAACGCCAATCTTTAATATATCCATGCCTCAAAATTAGCAGAATTTATCCAATTTAAACCTCATAATACCAACAAAAAATTAACGTTTACGCTTTCTTTGGCTCATGTAGTTATGGATAGCATCTTTAGACGTTAGCCAATTTTTACCCTCTTTG harbors:
- a CDS encoding alanine dehydrogenase — protein: MDILKIGVLREEKSPPDKRVPLSPQQCADLSLQYPNIQLVVQKSPIRCFSDDEYLKLGISLVDDVSDCDVLFGVKEVPKPNLLAGKTYFYFSHTIKEQPYNRGLLQKMVEKNISMVDYETLKHSNGRRIIGFGRYAGVVGCYNGFLAYGKRTKRFDLKAANLCDNRKELDQELKKVDLPTIKIIVSGNGRVGKGALEIIHALGIREVSKEEFKSQSFDEAVFVHVDFPDYNAKIDGSEFSTQEFFTAPELFESTFMDYAKCADIFIAGHYYGAGSPYLFTRQDAKSSEFKIRTIADISCDIDGPVASTIRPSTIAEPIYGYNPGTESEDVFDKEDVITVMAVDNLPCELPKDASEDFGNELLKYVFPVLLGEDTEQIIDRATICKDGDLNSPYEYLRGFLNGN
- a CDS encoding ribulose-phosphate 3-epimerase; protein product: MSHLIAPSILSADFANLQKDCEMVNNSNADWFHIDVMDGIFVPNISFGIPVIKAIKKYAKKTMDVHLMIIDPDRYIKTFKGVGADILTVHYEACTHLHRTLQAIKAEGMQAGVALNPHTSVDLLKDTIQEIDLVCIMSVNPGFGGQSFIENTYDKVKELKTLINSKGANTKIEIDGGVNSQNAPKLIEAGADILVAGSFVFKSENPSQTISDLKNC
- a CDS encoding polyribonucleotide nucleotidyltransferase; translated protein: MKEIVKKIEQKDGRTIELRTGKLAKQADGTVEVRMGNSVLLATVVSSKEAKDDVDFLPLTVDYREKFAADGRFPGGFLKREARPTDHEILIMRLVDRILRPLFPSDYHAETQIMLSLLSHDENVCPEALAGLGASAALAVSDIPFNGPISEVRVGRINGELIANPTPAQLEESDIDMVIGASADSVAMVEGEMDEISEAEMVEAIKFAHEEIKNHCAVQLELTKAVGKEDKREYSHENHDKELEDKVMSFCYDKFYAVAKKASDKHTRSEEFKAVKDAFKETLSEEELSEKSFMLGGYFKKAEKKAVRDMVLNENVRLDGRTPSDIRPIWCEVDYLPSPHGSALFTRGETQSLTTVTLGTKMDENRIDGVTMVGSERFYLHYNFPPYSTGEARPIRGVSRREIGHGNLAQRALSRMIDKDNPYTVRVVSDILESNGSSSMATVCAGTMALMDAGVKLRKAVSGIAMGLITDGTNFAVLSDILGDEDFLGDMDFKVCGTKDGITACQMDIKIEGLSYEILTKALEQSNAGRMHILGKLTDTISEPREQLKPHVPKIHVMYIPKETIGAVIGPGGKIIQQLQADTDTTITIEEIDNQGKVEILGTGQELLDNAISEIKALTFTPEVGDVFTGTVRSIMPYGAFVNIGKGTDGLLHISEINWERVENVEDVLKEGDKVEVKLTEIDPKSGKLRLSRKVLLPKPEKNSN
- a CDS encoding sigma-70 family RNA polymerase sigma factor; the encoded protein is MRQLKITKQVTNRETASLDKYLQEIGRVDLITAEEEVELAQRIKAGDETALEKLTKANLRFVVSVAKQYQNQGLSLPDLINEGNLGLIKAARRFDETRGFKFISYAVWWIRQSILQALAEQSRIVRLPLNKIGSINKINKVYALLEQRLERPPTAEEVARELDLSEEEVKQAMKNSGRHVSMDAPLVEGEDSNMYNVIGSEDSPNPDEGLIVDSLRQEIGRALATLTPREGEVIKAYFGLNGTHAMTLEEIGEAFDLTRERVRQIKEKAVRRLKHTSRSKILKTYLG